In Chitinophagaceae bacterium, the DNA window TTTTATTGAAAAATACTTTGGCAACTACGGGAAGCGTGAACATACAACTGTTTATTTCGTGAATGGAATTTTCTGAGAGAGATTTATAACGATTGATTTTTGAATGCGCGAAGTTTTTGAAATGACACTTCGCGGACTTCAGAAATGATTTTAAGAAGTATTATAATCTCACGATGTTTCTAAAATTAAGCACTTATTTCAACCCAGACCAGCGTAACCAGTTGTTCAGCATTAACAATCCATCAGGCGTAAGAATTGATTCAGGATGAAACTGGATCCCACATAACTTAAGATGGTAGTGCGCGATGGCCATTGGCTCACCGGTTTCGCTTGCCGCAATAATATGAAGTGGTGTGCGATCAAGGTTTTTCAGAATTAAGGAGTGATAACGCATCGCAGTGAATGGATTGCTGATATTTTGAAAAACAGGATGTGCCTGATGGGAGATTAACGATGTTTTTCCATGCATGGGTTTATCCGCATGATCGAGCGTAGCGCCAAAGTATTCACCAATGCCCTGATGACCCAGGCAAATACCAAGCATGGGAATCTGAGCATGAAAATGATGAATCATATTTAACATGATGCCGGCTTTTGAAGGTGTTTCAGGGCCGGGAGAAATAATGATGGCGGAAGGATGCAGTGAAATTATTTCTTCCATGTTCATTTCGTCGTTCCGGATCACAAGACAAGGTTGCTGCAACTGCGAAAAATAATCCTGCAGGTTATAAGTGAACGAATCGTAATTGTCGAGAAGCAGTAGCAAGTGAACAAAGTTGCGTAATTCCTATGAAGTAATTTCAAACGAAAAGCAGGACGTACTTTTCTATGAATCAACGATGCAAGGGCGGATAGCTGCCGGCAGTTATTGTTGCACGGAATTGGTAATCTTATCAAGCATTGCCTGGAATTCTGCAAATAAATTTTTTACTACAGGTGTAAAGGAGGAAACATGGTGAATCATAAAATCAGAAATGCTGCTGATAGCTGAATAAGTTTTCGATTGGTGTTTTACGAAAGTAGAGATCAGGTCAACCTGATCAAGCAACCATATGAAGATGCTGAACAGTACGGTATAAATCGCTACATATAAAATGACGCCTGAAATTCTATTCACAAAACCCATTTGTGCCAGTTCAATAATTTTTTCCAGCGATTTTCCAACGAGATAAATTACAAGCGCAATCACAACAAAAACAAGTACGTATGAAATGACAGGCAAGTATACAGAATCTATGTGAAGCTGATCGTGCAATGCTGTTGCGGTAACTGTACTCAGTTTTATGGCAGCCATGATTCCGATGCCCCACGAAAGCAAGGTAAACACAGAGAGAATGAATCCTTTTGTCCATCCTTTCCAGATGCCATACACTGCAAGTATCATCCAAATGATATCAATCCACATGCTTTTTTAATTGAGAAGGTGCGAATGAAATAAAATAAACTTGATGCAGGCGCACATAAATGGTTATAGATGATGAATACATTACCGTGTCGATTCGCATGTTAACCGGTTGCAAGCAACTCTTTTACCATTGCTGAAATCGTTTTACCATCCGCTTTTCCGGCTAATTCTTTGGAAGCAGCACCCATCACTTTGCCCATATCCTGCGGTGTTTTCGCGCCGGTTTCGGCAATTATTTTTGTGAGTACCGCTTTGAGTTCGTCGGCGCTCATTTGTTGAGGAAGGTATCGTTCGACCACAGCAATCTCTTCGCGCTCTTTTTTCGCGAGGTCTTCCCTGCTTTCCTTTTCATAGATCTCAAGTGCATCCTTACGTTGTTTTACCAGCTTCTGCAGCAATTTAATTTCAGATGCTTCATCTGCTTCTTTTGCATCCTTCTCTGTTTTGGAAAGCAGGATAGCAGATTTTATCGCACGAATCGCACGAAGGCCTGCTTCATCTTTACTGAGCATCGCTTGTTTCAGATCACCATTTATTTTTTCTTCTAAGGACATATGGATTGAATTTGCGGCAAATATAATATTGCTTTGTTGGGAATGTATTTTGGCAGGGTTAATTGTTACATGGCTAAATTGCTGAATTGTTGCAGCGAAGCCGGAGAGTGGGAGGATTAATTGTTACATGGCTAAATTGCTGAATTGTTGCGGCGAAGCCGGAGAGTGGGAGGATTAATTGTTACATGGCTAAATTGCTAAATTGTTGCGGCGAAGCCGGAGAATAGGTTGGCTCATTCGACTGGTTATCGGCTTTGCCGCAACAATTAAACAATTAAACAATTAAACAATTAAACAATTAAACAATTACCCCTCACTTGATCTCTTCATAATCAATATACTCTCCACGCTTATCAGTGACTTTTGAATTTTTAACGGGTGGAGGTTCGTTCACAAAATTTCTCTGTTGATGGTTATTAGTTGGAGAAGGACTTCTTTTCCGGATTCCAAATAATCCCGGCCAGATAAAACGGATGGCCAGAACAATCAGCAGAACATCAAGGACAGGAGTTTCGAAAATGCGGACTAACATGTTAGAGAATGACGAAACAAAATTAGATAAATTGTACTTGTTCAACACTAACTCACGTGCAACCTCCTGCGTCATTTACTTAAATACATACTCTTCTCCTTATACATCTGCCGGAAGAAAGGATCAAATAAATCTTTGATGAATCTGATGGCTTCACCAGTGGATTTCATTTCAGGTCCTAATTCTTTATTCACGTTAGGAAACTTGTCGAATGAAAACACCGGCTCTTTGATGGCATAACCTGTGAGCTTGCGGTCGAACTTGAAATCTTTTATTTTTTTCACACCCATCATCACCTTGGTGGCCGCATTCAGATAAGGAATCTGGTAAGCTTTTGCAATGAACGGCGTCGTTCTGGAAGCGCGTGGATTGGCTTCAATCACATATACTTTTCCGTTTTTAATTGCATACTGAATATTAATCAGTCCCCGGATGTTCAGTTCCAACGCAAGTTTTTCAGCATACTCCACCATTTTGTCAATGATTTCGTAGGTGAGATTAAACGGCGGCAATACCGCACTTGAATCACCGGAATGAATACCTGCCGGTTCAATGTGTTCCATCACACCCATGATGTGAACCTGTTCTCCATCACAAATGGCATCAATCTCAGCTTCTTCTGCGCGATCGAGAAAATGATCAATCAGAATTTTATTATTTGGCATGTGCTTCAGTAACTTCAATACTGCCTGTTCGAGTTCATCATCATTCAATACAATGCGCATGCGCTGTCCACCCAACACATAAGAGGGGCGAACCAATACAGGATATCCTACTCTTTTTGCTACGGCAACGGCATCTTCTACTGTGACTGCTACGCCATATTCCGGATACGGAATTTCCAATGCTTTTAACAAATCGGAAAATGCGCCACGGTCTTCCGCCAGATCCATATCCTTGAAAGAAGTACCGATAATTCTGATACCTCTTTCTGATAATTGCTTTGCCAGTTTAAGTGCTGTTTGTCCGCCTAACTGCACGATCACTCCTTCCGGTTTTTCCAGTTCAATGATCTCAATCAGGTGTTCCCAGAAAACGGGTTCGAAATAAAGTTTATCAGCAATGTCAAAATCTGTGGAAACTGTTTCAGGATTGCAGTTGATCATGATGGCTTCGAAACCGGATTCGCGAATAGCGAGCAATCCATGCACACAGCAATAGTCAAATTCGATTCCCTGGCCGATACGATTCGGTCCCGAGCCGAGTACAATTATTTTTTTGCGGTTAGAAACAACAGATTCATTTTCTACATCGAATGTAGAATAGTAGTAAGGCGTAGCGGCACCAAATTCAGCCGCGCAGGTATCAACCAGCTTATATGTTCTGCGGATGTCTAACGCTTTTCTTTTTTCATACACTTCATCTTCAGAAATATTTCCCAACAGATGCGCAAGTTGCAGATCTGAATAACCCATCTGTTTCATTTGCAGAAAGAATTCTTTGGGAATGGTTTCGATCGTGTATTTTTTTGCTTCCTTTTCTATCGTGACTAATTCCTGTATTTGTTCGAGGAACCATTTATCAATCAGCGTCCATTTAAAAATTGTGTTGATGGAAACTCCTAATGATAATGCATCCTTGATTCTGAAGATTCTGTCCCACGAAGGGAATTGCAATTTTTCGAGAATTTCCTCCGATCGTTTCCAGTGCTTGCCATCTGCACCTAAACCTATTGCATCATTTTCGAGCGACTGACAGGCCTTTTGCACTGCTTCAATAAACGTGCGGCCGATACCCATCACTTCACCCACTGATTTCATTTGTAATCCGAGTGTTTCATCGGCTCCGGCAAACTTATCGAAGTTCCAGCGTGGAATTTTTACGATAACGTAATCGAGAGCAGGTTCAAAGTAAGCAGAAGTGGTTCCCGTTATTTGGTTTCTCAGTTCATCAAGATGATAACCGATGGCAAGTTTGGCTGCAATTTTTGCGATGGGATAACCTGTTGCTTTTGAAGCAAGCGCTGAAGAACGTGATACTCGAGGATTGATTTCAACAGCTATCAAATTTTCCGTTTCAGGATCCATGGCAAACTGCACATTGCATCCGCCGGCAAAGTTTCCCAGCGAACGCATCATCAGCATCGCCATATTGCGCATTTGCTGATAGCCTGTATCGCTAAGAGTCATTGCTGGAGCAACGGTAATGGAATCACCTGTATGAATGCCCATCGGATCAAAGTTTTCAACGGTGCAGATGATGACTACATTATCAGCGGAATCGCGCAGCAGTTCCAGCTCAAATTCTTTCCAGCCCAACACTGCTTTTTCTACCAGCACTTCATGTGTTGGAGAAGCTTTTAATCCACGGTCAAGCGCTGCTTCAAATTCTTCTTTTTTATGAACAAATCCACCGCCGGTTCCGCCCAAAGTGTAGGACGGCCGAATCACCAATGGAAAACCAATTTCCTGCGCAATCTCTTTTCCTTCCAGCATCGAGTTGGCAACTTTTGAAGGTGCTACCGCGATTCCGATTTCTCCCATCAGGTTGCGGAATGCTTCGCGGTTTTCGGCAAGGTCAATGGCTTTAATGTCTACACCAATCATTCTCACTTCATACTTGCTCCAAACACCTAATTCATCAGCTTCCTTGGCAAGATTAAGCGCAGTTTGTCCACCCATTGTGGGCAATACAGCATCAATCTTTCTTCCCAGCTCTATTGATTCTTCCAAAATCTGGATGATAGAATTTACGTCCAATGGCAATAAGTAAACGTGATCGGCGGTAACCGGATCAGTCATGATGGTGGCCGGATTGGAATTGATCAGCGACACTTTGATATTTTCTTCCCGCAAGGAACGCGATGCCTGAGAACCGGAATAATCGAATTCGCAGGCTTGTCCGATAATGATGGGACCAGAACCAATGATGAGCACATGATGGATACTAAGATCGCGTGGCATTTGTAAAATTTAAATTTGAGATAACAGTGCCTGAATGAAATTTTATGAGCCGGAATTTATTCAGCATTGCAAATGCATTTCGCTCACCCAATGACAAAGACTTCGCTGGTTTTTGCAACAATGAAAACGGTTTTGAATTGAATGATGGTGTCTTTTGAAAAGCCGGAGAATAAAAAATAAAGTATTCCGTATAAAAATAAAAAGTAAGTAGGCCTTGCAGCATTTTCATTAAGTCGCAAAAATAGAAGAATCCTGTTTCTGTTTTTAACAAAATATGCACAAAAAAGCCGCTCCTGTTTAGGAACGGCTTTTTGAAAATGTATTTGAAAACTAATTAATCACTTCAAGTTTTTTAGTTAACACCTGATCACCAACAGTTACCTTAAGCTGGTAAACGCCCGTGGCAAAATTTTTCACATTTACAGGTATAACCTGGCTTCCACTAACGGATCCAAGATCCTGAACAGCCACTGTTTGTCCGAGTATATTAACAATTTGAACAGTTACCTTTTCTGCTTTGGTAATTTTTAAATCGAGGTAAGCAACGTCCCTGGCAGGATTAGGATACATAAACAAAGAAGCATTTACAACCTGATCATTTATGCCTGTAACGAATTTTAAACCGTTTTTGCCTGCATTCAACACTTCGCCTGTGGAATAATCCACCACCATGCCTACAACTTTAAGACGATTAACATTGAATGAAGCAGGCACCGTATAGGTATAAGTATAAGAGTAGTTTGTTCCGCTTGTAATTGATCCCGGAAGACTTCCGGCAGTTCCTTCCACATCACTTAACAATGCCTTACCAACAAAATCGTAGTACATTTCTGAAGCAGCAATGTGACCTGACATATATTCAAAACCAGCCATCGGACCTGCATATCCGTAATCTGCTATGGAATAGTAATTAGTTTGCTTGTAAGTAGATGAAGTTCCGTGAACACTATCTTCCTGCAACACAGCTACAAAACGATAATCGCCGTTTAGGTTCTGGAGAAATTCACCGTTCACGGTAACAGTCAGTTCCTTAGTCGAAATATTGTATTGTGGATCTACGGTTACTTTTACTGCGGGTGTGTTAGAAGCATTATCAATAAAATCATTTTCCAGCTCTGAAGGATCAACGATATAGTTTCTATTGATAATTACACTGGGATAGCCTAGAAATCCTGGAAATGAACCTACCCAATTATCATAGGCAGTTACCTGCATGGGATCACCATTATGCACTGCGATTCCAACAAACTGATCAGGATAGTTTTCGCGCATGTAATCCATAAATACTATTCCTCTTACACACCATCCGCACCAGGTTCCGGTAGCTTCTTCCGCAACATAATGCTGATCAGGATTTGGTACAACTCCTGTAATGGTAAAATTGCCATCATTATTATCAGTGCTGATTTCTGCTGAACCACCATTGATATTTGAGATGGTGAGTGAGATAGTATGGCTTCCTGATAAGGTAGTATAGTTACTGGCAGAAGTGAAGCTGTAACTTTCAAATGTTCCAATGTTAAGGCCAGTTAATGATTCGTCATAAGTAGTTGTGCCGTTTGTCCAGCTTACATCGAAAGAGGTAATAGGAACGGTTCCGAGATTCGAAATGCTAGCTTTCACGCTAAGTGGCAAATCAGTGAAGTATTTTGAGAAACTAATGAAAGTAGGAGTTGGGTCAAGTTTGCCGATTTGTAATGATGATACACCTGCATCAACACCTGCCACAGGGGCATACACCAATACATTGTCCATTGCCCATCCATACAACCAATCGCCGCCATCATTGTAGTTGAATCCAACTTTAACATTGCTCTGTCCTGCATAAGCTGAAAGGTCAACAAAACGTGTTTCCCAGTCACCGGTATTGCCTGCTAATTCTTTTACAACAGTCCAGGTAGTTCCACCATCTGTTGACGCTTGTATGGTTGCCTTTTCCGTAGCACCACCATAGGATAAATTATAGTAATAATTATCAAAACTCATGAAGACATTCGAATAAGCTGTAAAATCCATAGCAGGAGAAATCAGCATATCATTGCTTTTGTCGCAGTTGCAGGCATCATCGTTGGTACAGACCATTTTCGTATGGGCTGAAATCGGGAAACTGGCGCTTTGCAACTGTGTATTAGTGCCGAATTTCCAGCCACCGTCATCTGCATTTGTAACCTGTGACCAATCGGTAGGTAGACCAGTACCCTCAAAGTCCTGGGTGTAAATAGTGGTTTGTGACCATCCTGCTGACGTCATGAACAGCAATGAAAGCGTTATCAAGGCAAGGCATGTAGATTTTTTCACGGGAATGAGTTTTGTTTGCGATTAAAAAGAGAAGGCTAAAATAGGAAATCCACCATTATAAAATACGATTTGGATGAGTTAAAAGACAAAACGAGACCTTCTGTAGATGAAAAGGGGTTATTTATGTGAATGAAACGGTGCATTTGACATGAATTGGTCATGAAAAGAAATGAGGCATTAAACCGACTATTTTTTTTAGCATAAAATTTTCTCATTCGTTAGGAATTTGTACATTTACGGCATAATTTTTTCAGAGAACGGATTACAATTTTACATACCATGAAAAAAATCGCTACACTTTCTCTCATTTTGTTGTCTTTTGTATTTAATTCAAGAGCACAAAACGTTTCTATCGATCCTAATAATGTTGACCTTTATTTTACGGTTGATGCATATGGAGACGCGAATGCCACCGTCTTCAATAATTCCAATACTGCGAGAACATTTCGCTGGATTCGCGTTTCTGATGCTCCGGGAATCTGGACGTCAACTGTATGCGATAAAAATAATTGCTATTCAAGCAATACCAATTCACAGGATTTTGTATTGAATGCAGGTGCGAACGGACTTTTGAAATTAACAGTAAATGCACAAATGGTTGCAGGGGAAGGAGATTATCAGATTCTTGTTTATGATCTTAATGACAGTATTTACACCAATGCAGTTTTTACTGTTCACGCGGTTGCACAGGATATGACCGGAATTAGCGATCCTGTTGCCACAGGTGTTTCTGTTTATCCTATTCCTGCTAAAGACATTCTGAATATAAATTTTGATGCGGTGAAAAATGTGAATGCTGTTTCCATCTACAATGTAGTGGGACAAAAACTGAAAACGGTAAATGTTTATACTGGCAGCAAATCAGTTGCTGTTCCGGTTTCAGAATTAAAAAAAGGTGTTTACTTCCTGAGAGTGTACAGCAACAATAAAGAAGCTGTAACAAAAACTTTTACCAAAGAATAATCTTAACATACTTCATTGACAGATGCCCCGTAACAGGGGCATTTTTTTTGAATAGCATTTAATCTTTACCGCTCACTTCCTGTTAATTGCAAAAGTTGTTGATGAATTGTACAGCAATCACCTTTTTGTTTTGCGCATTCTCTTTGAATGTATTAGCACAGAATCCTTATTTCATCCATTATTTTGGAACACCATTCTTTAATGAGCAGGCACGTGCGATCCAACAACTACCTGATGGTAGCGTCTACCTTGCGGGCTATTCCAATGCATCGGGTAATGTAAATGCTGCCGTAATAAAAATAAATGCAGAAGGAGATTCACTCTGGATGAAGAATTATGGAGACTCAACATTCAGCGAAGCTTTTTTCATGAGCCGTAGCGGAGCAAGCGACCTTGTGCTGGTGGGTGAACAAAACGGCAGTCTTAATGGCACGGATGTAATTATTATTAAGATTGATTCGGCCGGAAATTTTTTGTGGAAATCAGTTATAGCAACTGCCAAGAATGAATCGGGCAAGTACATCGAACAAACGCAGGACGGTGGATTTATTCTCTGTGGGTTTCAATCAGATGATTTTGGATTCAATGATGTTTTTTTGGCAAAGCTGGATGCTACCGGAGCGCTTTCCTGGACCAAAAAATTCGGCGGTATTGAAAACGACTACGCAAGCCAGGTGCATGAACAGTCAGATGGAAGTTTGATTGTAACGGCAGATACCAGAAGTAAAGGAGCAGGAGGTTATGATGTAGAAGTTTTGAAATTATCATCTGCAGGAGATTTGATTTGGGATTATACTTTCGGGGATGAATTTCAAAATGGTTGCCAGGGAATTTACCTTGCTGCCAACGGTGATTTGATTTCATATGGTGAAACAGAGATTTCCCCGCTTTCTCCGTTTGATTTTTTCATACAACGCATTGATCAGAATGGTAATTCTTTATGGAAAAAAGTTTTTGGCGGCAGCGGCAGTGATGCGGCCTTTTCATTGATTGAGGATGATGGTGGAAATTTTATCCTGACCGGATATTCGGACAGCAATAATGTGGGCGAACCCATTGATATCGCAATTGCAAAAACAGATATGTCAGGAAATTTACTTTGGATCAATAATTATGGCACAAGCGGAATTGACATCGGATACGGAATAATAAAAGCTGAAGACGGATTCCTGATTGGGGCTACTGCTTTTAATGAAGGTTCCAATGATTTTTGTCTGCTGTATCTCTCAGAAGAAGGATTGTTAACCAGTGCAAATCAACCTTTGTCAGGGCAAGAAAATCAGCATACAATTTTGGTTTATCCCAATCCTTCAACAGGGATTTTTGTCCTGGAGTTTAATGAAGTAATTGAAAATAGTTCTTTGAGAATTTTTAATGTATTGGGTGCAATGGTATTTGAAAGCGAAATCGCGGATCGTACAGAAAAAATGAAATTGGCTTTGGACGTAACTCCCGGAATTTATAAAATGCTGATTCAAAGTGAAGCGGGAAACCGGTGCATTACTATAGGAGTTCAATGATGAAAATTGATCATCAAAAATCAAATTTTATAAATGTAGGGAACACTTTTATCTACTGAGCAGCTAATTCTTTCAGCTTTTCTTCCAGCTCAAATTCATCACCTTCAATGTAACCATTGTGAACGAAAGCAATATTACCTGCTTTATCAGTTACAACAGTATAGGGTACATTTTGGAAACTTAGCGCGCGTTTCAAATCCTGATTCGGATCTGTCAGCACCCTGTAAGGCCAGCCCGAACCGTCAACTGTAGGTTTCACTTTTGTAACATTTCTTGAATCATCGATTGAAACAGCGATCAATTCAACATTGTAATTTTTCTGCCAGTCTTCATATAAATCCACGATATTGGAAAGTTCCTTTTTACAAGGAACACACCAGGTTGCCCAAAAACTAAGGATGATAATTTTTCCATCTTTTGAAAGTTCGCTGACATCCACTTTGTTGCCATCTACATCAGATAAAGTGATGGCTGGAAGTTTCTTATCCTGAGAAAATGAAAACTGTACACTGGCAAGAAGGAGTGCTATTATTAAGAGGAACAGGTTTTTTTTATGCATACTTTAATTTTTTTAATCGGCAGGCAAATTTATAACCAATTAATGAAACGGTGGAGAGAATTAGGTGGATTTTTGACTGTAAACGTTATTTAAGCACTTTAAAGCAATGCACCTGGTATTTATGAAAAATTATCTTTGCTGCGCGAAAAGAACATGAGAAACTGAAAATGTTAATTGTCAGATTTATTTTGATTTCTTTTGCCTGATGTAAAATTGTGTGAAAGGGTTTATATGAATGTTTACTGAGTAATTTGCTGAAAAATGATTCGGAAATTTTACCTTTTAGCCATTACTGTTTTTTTACCGGGAATTGCTTTTGCCCAGGGAAATCTTTCAGGCGATCTGCAAACCAATGTAAATATCTTCCAGCGCGATTCTGCTATTGGCGCTTATAACACTCCTTTGTACGATAATTATTTTACAGGCATTGAATCATGGCTGAACGTAAATTACAGCATTGCCGGTTTCAATGCCGGAATTAGGCTGGATGCGTTTCTCAATTCAAACCTTAAGGATCCGAACGGTGCCTATACCGCTGTAGGCATTGGTTATTACTATCTTGAAAAGCAAGTTGGAAAACTTACAGTGCATGCCGGCCATTTTTATGACCAGTTTGGAAGTGGTATTGTATACCGCTCTTACGAAGACCGTGGGTTAGGGGTTGATTACGCTACGTATGGAATTAATCTTAAGTATGCGTTGAACGACAAGTGGATGCTGAAGGGAATTGCCGGATTAGAAAAGAACCTGTTTTCATTTTACAAGCCAACAATCAAAGGGTTAAATGTGGATGGCACCATTCAGATCAGTGATGATATCCGGCTGCTTCCCGGTGCAGCTTTTTTAAACCGGACTATTGATCAGGCCTCGATGGATGTAGTAGTGTCAACCATTAACAGCTATGATTCTGTTGATCGTTTTGTGCCACAATACAATGTATATGCATTTTCAGGATACTATACCTTAAGCGTAAAAAAATTCAGTTGGTATCTCGAAGCCGCAGGTAAATCTCATGAGGCTATTAAAGATGCAACGGGAAAACTGGTGGATGAGCCCGGAAGTGTCATTTATACTTCGTTGTCATTTTCACAAAAAGGACTTGGGCTGACAGGACAATTTAAGCGAACAGAAAACTATGTACTGCGGACATCTCCGAACGAAACATTGTTGAACGGAGTCATGAACTATATTCCACCCATGGCACGGCAGAATACATTGCGATTGCCGGCACGTTATCAGCCGGCGACACAATACCTTGGCGAAATGGCTTACCAGTTTGACGCTGTTTATACACCGGTGAAAGGTTATACCATTGATGCAAGCTTTTCCAATATCCGCGATCTGAACAACAATCATTTATGGACAGAACTTTACGGTCAGTTGGAAATTACAAAGTCTAAGAAATTTCAATATATTTTCGGAGCCCAGTATATTTTTTATAATCAGCAGGTTTACCTCAGCGAGCCATTGCCTGATCAAACAGCTTTTACACCCTTTGCAGAATTAATCTTTAAGCCAACACGAAAGCAATCGCTGCGGTTTGAATTGCAATACCAAAGCACGCAGGAAGATTTTGGATCCTGGCTATTTGCATTGGTTGAATACAGCATTGCACCAAAATGGTCTTTTGCGGTTTCCGACATGTACAATATTGATCCAAACCCGGAGAAGACAACAGATAAAAATCACTACTACAATTTCTTTGTTGCTTATACTAAAAATGCCAACAGGTTTTCACTGTCTTACGTACGGCAGGTGGCAGGCATCAATTGCACAGGTGGTGTTTGCAGGTATGAACCCGCGTTTTCAGGGTTGAAGTTTAATCTCACGTCAAGTTTTTAAATTAATTTTAAGGCCATCCGCAGTTCAAACGTTAATCACCATTCGTAAATTGACCTACTTAAATAATTTCACTCAGAAAAATATCCAAAGGAATAATTTCCTGAAGCAGACAGGTTATATGCTGTTTCTTCTTGCAATCTTTTTCTGCTATTCTTCCTGTGAAGAAATAGGACCTAACATAAATGATAGTGGGGGAAATGGTGGTGGTGATACCACAAATGAAAGAGTGGTTTTGATGGAGGTTTTCACCGCCGTGAAATGCGTAAACTGTCCGGCTGGCCGTGAAATTATCGACGACTTAATTGATTCATTTCCCGGTAGGATAGAAGTGGTTGAAATACACAGTGGTGATCTTGCCAAACCCATTTATCCAACCGATCCTGATTTCAGGTCGCAGGATGCGGATGATATCACGGCTTACCTCGGGCCATTTCCGTTTCAGCCCTCTGCTGCTATTGACAGAAAATCGTGGGAGATTACGCCTGGAAATGTACAACGGCTTTTAGACCGTAACTACTGGACCCTTTATTTTCAAAAGGAAATAGATAGTGTTTCGAATGTAAAAATTTCTCTCGAAAGAGCATTTGATACTGGCACCAGGTTACTGACTGTTACCATGAAAGTGGATTTTCTGAAAGACGTAACAGATATCATCAATGCTACCATCCTGTTGACTGAAAGCGGAATGGTGGCTGCACAGGATGACGGGCCTACGATGGTGGTTGATGATTATGTACATGAGGATGTTTTAAGAACTTTTTTAACCGGATACAGCGGTGAACTAGTGAACGCAACTAACACATCAGGAAGTAGCTGGACGATTACAAGAAGCATCACGCTACCTATAGAGTGGAATGCCGGCAATTGCAGGGTAATCGGATTTGTTTCGAAGTCGGTTGGTACGTATGACGTGCTGCAGTCGGCCGGAATTTCGCTTAATTAAAAAAAACAATTTGTAAATGGAAAGGAAGGAATTTTTGCAGAAGTTGGGTTATAGCGCAGCCGCATTTTTTATTGCAGATTTTTTAGCAGGTTGCTCCAAGATTGATCAATATCCAAAAGTTGATTTCTATTTAGATCTCCTCGATCCTGTAAACAGTGGCCTCATGAATTTAGGAGGGTTTGTGTATGTAAGCAATGTGATTGTTTTTAAAGGGTTAGACAATAACTATTACGCGCTTTCAAAAATTTGCACGCACCAGGGATGCAGTGTT includes these proteins:
- a CDS encoding Rieske (2Fe-2S) protein yields the protein MERKEFLQKLGYSAAAFFIADFLAGCSKIDQYPKVDFYLDLLDPVNSGLMNLGGFVYVSNVIVFKGLDNNYYALSKICTHQGCSVEYEVSHDEMTCPCHGSHYDISGNVTMGPASSPLQQYATQLIGTQLHVFEP
- a CDS encoding TlpA family protein disulfide reductase → MHKKNLFLLIIALLLASVQFSFSQDKKLPAITLSDVDGNKVDVSELSKDGKIIILSFWATWCVPCKKELSNIVDLYEDWQKNYNVELIAVSIDDSRNVTKVKPTVDGSGWPYRVLTDPNQDLKRALSFQNVPYTVVTDKAGNIAFVHNGYIEGDEFELEEKLKELAAQ
- a CDS encoding T9SS type A sorting domain-containing protein encodes the protein MNCTAITFLFCAFSLNVLAQNPYFIHYFGTPFFNEQARAIQQLPDGSVYLAGYSNASGNVNAAVIKINAEGDSLWMKNYGDSTFSEAFFMSRSGASDLVLVGEQNGSLNGTDVIIIKIDSAGNFLWKSVIATAKNESGKYIEQTQDGGFILCGFQSDDFGFNDVFLAKLDATGALSWTKKFGGIENDYASQVHEQSDGSLIVTADTRSKGAGGYDVEVLKLSSAGDLIWDYTFGDEFQNGCQGIYLAANGDLISYGETEISPLSPFDFFIQRIDQNGNSLWKKVFGGSGSDAAFSLIEDDGGNFILTGYSDSNNVGEPIDIAIAKTDMSGNLLWINNYGTSGIDIGYGIIKAEDGFLIGATAFNEGSNDFCLLYLSEEGLLTSANQPLSGQENQHTILVYPNPSTGIFVLEFNEVIENSSLRIFNVLGAMVFESEIADRTEKMKLALDVTPGIYKMLIQSEAGNRCITIGVQ
- a CDS encoding Omp28-related outer membrane protein, translated to MTYLNNFTQKNIQRNNFLKQTGYMLFLLAIFFCYSSCEEIGPNINDSGGNGGGDTTNERVVLMEVFTAVKCVNCPAGREIIDDLIDSFPGRIEVVEIHSGDLAKPIYPTDPDFRSQDADDITAYLGPFPFQPSAAIDRKSWEITPGNVQRLLDRNYWTLYFQKEIDSVSNVKISLERAFDTGTRLLTVTMKVDFLKDVTDIINATILLTESGMVAAQDDGPTMVVDDYVHEDVLRTFLTGYSGELVNATNTSGSSWTITRSITLPIEWNAGNCRVIGFVSKSVGTYDVLQSAGISLN
- a CDS encoding T9SS type A sorting domain-containing protein, translated to MKKIATLSLILLSFVFNSRAQNVSIDPNNVDLYFTVDAYGDANATVFNNSNTARTFRWIRVSDAPGIWTSTVCDKNNCYSSNTNSQDFVLNAGANGLLKLTVNAQMVAGEGDYQILVYDLNDSIYTNAVFTVHAVAQDMTGISDPVATGVSVYPIPAKDILNINFDAVKNVNAVSIYNVVGQKLKTVNVYTGSKSVAVPVSELKKGVYFLRVYSNNKEAVTKTFTKE
- a CDS encoding Omp28-related outer membrane protein — translated: MKKSTCLALITLSLLFMTSAGWSQTTIYTQDFEGTGLPTDWSQVTNADDGGWKFGTNTQLQSASFPISAHTKMVCTNDDACNCDKSNDMLISPAMDFTAYSNVFMSFDNYYYNLSYGGATEKATIQASTDGGTTWTVVKELAGNTGDWETRFVDLSAYAGQSNVKVGFNYNDGGDWLYGWAMDNVLVYAPVAGVDAGVSSLQIGKLDPTPTFISFSKYFTDLPLSVKASISNLGTVPITSFDVSWTNGTTTYDESLTGLNIGTFESYSFTSASNYTTLSGSHTISLTISNINGGSAEISTDNNDGNFTITGVVPNPDQHYVAEEATGTWCGWCVRGIVFMDYMRENYPDQFVGIAVHNGDPMQVTAYDNWVGSFPGFLGYPSVIINRNYIVDPSELENDFIDNASNTPAVKVTVDPQYNISTKELTVTVNGEFLQNLNGDYRFVAVLQEDSVHGTSSTYKQTNYYSIADYGYAGPMAGFEYMSGHIAASEMYYDFVGKALLSDVEGTAGSLPGSITSGTNYSYTYTYTVPASFNVNRLKVVGMVVDYSTGEVLNAGKNGLKFVTGINDQVVNASLFMYPNPARDVAYLDLKITKAEKVTVQIVNILGQTVAVQDLGSVSGSQVIPVNVKNFATGVYQLKVTVGDQVLTKKLEVIN